Proteins encoded in a region of the Teredinibacter purpureus genome:
- a CDS encoding glutamate-5-semialdehyde dehydrogenase: MSVQDYMAQLGRQAREASRLMMAANSGIKNAALQAIAVEIDAERESIVAENTRDMENGRINGLDAALLDRLELTPARIDGMIEGLQQVSALPDPCGEITDLKNMPSGIQVGKMRVPLGVVGIIYESRPNVTIDAASLCLKSGNATILRGGSEAIHSNQAIAKCISAGLEKAGLPATAVQVIETADRAAVGELITMPQFVDVIVPRGGKSLIERISKEAKVSVIKHLDGICHVYIDDEADLEKAFNIALNSKTHRYGVCNAMETLLVCETVAANILPKLAEAYAEKGVELRGCEKTCSLLPAAIAATVEDWATEYLAPVLSIRIVTGMDAAIDHIAEYSSAHTESIVTENYTKARAFLTRVDSASVMINASTRFADGFQYGLGAEIGISTDKIHARGPVGLEGLTSQKWIVLGNGEILA; encoded by the coding sequence ATGAGTGTACAAGATTACATGGCTCAATTGGGTCGACAGGCGCGGGAAGCCTCTCGATTGATGATGGCAGCGAACTCAGGTATTAAAAACGCAGCATTACAGGCTATTGCTGTTGAAATAGACGCTGAGCGCGAAAGTATCGTGGCAGAAAATACACGTGATATGGAAAATGGTCGCATTAATGGTTTAGATGCCGCGTTATTGGACCGTTTAGAGCTTACGCCGGCAAGAATAGACGGCATGATCGAAGGCCTCCAACAGGTTTCCGCGCTGCCAGACCCTTGTGGTGAAATTACCGATTTGAAAAATATGCCTTCTGGTATACAGGTGGGCAAAATGCGCGTGCCGTTGGGCGTTGTGGGTATTATTTACGAATCTCGCCCAAATGTGACCATCGATGCCGCTAGCTTGTGTTTGAAATCGGGTAACGCCACTATTTTACGTGGCGGTAGCGAAGCCATTCATTCTAATCAAGCGATAGCAAAATGCATTAGCGCGGGCCTAGAAAAAGCTGGCTTGCCCGCGACAGCCGTCCAAGTGATCGAAACAGCGGATCGAGCCGCTGTTGGCGAACTGATTACAATGCCGCAGTTTGTTGATGTGATTGTGCCACGTGGTGGTAAGAGTTTAATCGAGCGTATTTCGAAAGAAGCTAAAGTAAGCGTTATCAAGCATTTGGACGGTATTTGCCATGTCTATATCGATGACGAAGCCGATCTGGAAAAAGCGTTTAACATAGCGCTGAACAGCAAAACCCATCGCTACGGCGTGTGTAACGCAATGGAAACACTATTGGTGTGCGAGACGGTGGCCGCTAATATTTTGCCCAAACTGGCCGAGGCTTATGCCGAAAAAGGTGTAGAGCTTCGCGGCTGTGAAAAGACTTGTAGCCTTCTTCCGGCTGCAATTGCGGCTACGGTAGAAGATTGGGCGACAGAATACTTGGCGCCGGTACTGTCCATTCGTATCGTGACCGGAATGGATGCGGCAATCGACCATATTGCGGAGTACAGCTCAGCGCATACAGAAAGTATCGTGACCGAAAATTACACCAAGGCACGCGCTTTTTTAACCCGTGTCGATTCTGCCTCAGTGATGATCAACGCTTCGACGCGTTTTGCCGATGGTTTTCAATATGGGTTGGGTGCAGAAATTGGTATTTCTACTGACAAAATTCATGCCCGTGGGCCAGTGGGTTTGGAGGGGTTAACATCGCAAAAGTGGATAGTATTAGGCAACGGAGAAATTCTTGCCTGA
- a CDS encoding alpha-L-glutamate ligase-like protein, giving the protein MAALYRQLKAMQASGVLGMNRRNIRYISRYNDRNLFPLVDNKLNTKQLALEYSVAIPALLGVVDNQHDVSLVEKILLGHDSFCIKPAKGSGGKGIVVIQRREGNVFFRSNGQTLSLVDLQRHISNILAGLFSLGGAVDVALIEALIEVDDKMAPFSHEGVPDLRLIVFRGVPVMAMMRLACTASQGKANLHQGAVGVGIDIATGKAVHAVQSDKRVTHHPDTHLNLSTLHIPCWRALLELGCACADMTGLGYLGVDLVVDKTCGPALLELNARPGLSIQIANGQGLVPRLTAVEQLVRPERMSIAERVDFACKHFSAVAPVGCAG; this is encoded by the coding sequence TTGGCCGCCTTGTACCGGCAGTTGAAGGCCATGCAGGCAAGTGGTGTGCTAGGCATGAATCGTAGGAACATCCGTTATATCTCTCGTTACAACGACCGTAATTTATTTCCGTTAGTCGATAATAAACTTAATACCAAGCAATTAGCGCTAGAATATTCTGTAGCCATACCTGCGCTACTGGGCGTGGTCGACAACCAGCATGATGTGTCATTGGTTGAAAAAATACTGTTGGGGCACGATTCGTTTTGTATAAAACCTGCAAAGGGCTCCGGTGGAAAGGGTATTGTGGTTATTCAGCGCCGTGAGGGTAACGTTTTTTTTCGTTCGAACGGTCAAACATTATCGTTGGTGGATTTACAGCGACATATCTCCAATATTTTAGCTGGCTTGTTTTCCTTGGGCGGTGCTGTGGATGTTGCCCTGATTGAAGCGTTGATCGAAGTGGATGATAAAATGGCCCCGTTCTCACATGAAGGGGTTCCCGATTTACGGCTAATCGTGTTTCGTGGCGTGCCTGTAATGGCGATGATGCGCCTAGCGTGCACGGCCTCACAAGGAAAGGCCAATTTACATCAGGGCGCGGTAGGTGTCGGCATTGATATTGCCACGGGGAAGGCTGTTCATGCGGTGCAATCTGATAAGCGTGTGACCCATCACCCTGATACTCATTTGAACCTTTCTACTCTTCACATCCCGTGTTGGCGAGCGCTCTTAGAATTGGGTTGTGCCTGTGCCGACATGACAGGTTTGGGCTATTTAGGCGTTGACTTGGTGGTCGATAAAACTTGTGGGCCAGCGTTGCTTGAACTGAATGCGCGGCCAGGGTTATCGATTCAAATCGCGAACGGTCAAGGGTTGGTACCGCGCTTGACGGCCGTTGAGCAGTTGGTGCGCCCTGAACGGATGAGTATTGCCGAGCGCGTAGACTTTGCGTGCAAACATTTTTCAGCTGTCGCGCCAGTTGGCTGTGCGGGTTAA
- a CDS encoding inactive transglutaminase family protein, with product MSRPRTSVFTIVLLLLVVGSLLTWYRHQMLDVPWLPGEKRQVWSVEAKVEFMARGEPVKVSLAIPDTQSRYERIAEHTASPGYGLAFVGQDDERRAEWSIRSAWGRQTLYYRVDMQFDESLTVGGSVPFKSPNNHLLGDGPHETSALELLSSALSRSADNYTLTRELIHEFNRQAQSAQFLAQKQRRTTWLVSLLQHAEVPVREVLSLTLEDGRRRQPLNTLLQVYDGEEYRLFDPESGRQGRFKNQLLWEYQSGALLDIVGGSQSRVLFSVIEQEVPVAQVQADTKNHNVALLNFSIHSLPVEEQALFKGIFLIPVGVLVVVFMRIFIGLRTTGTFMPVLIAISFIQTSLSTGIVGFVLIVGIGLMIRSYFSRLNLLLVSRISAVIISVISIIAIFAVLSFQLGLSEGLKITFFPMIILSWTIERMSILWEEEGSKEVFIQTGGSLVVALCAYSVMINEFVRHLTFNFIGLQLVIMALVIMFGSYTGYRLLEFRRFRSLSVASPSGKET from the coding sequence GTGAGTCGACCGCGTACGTCTGTTTTTACGATCGTCCTTCTATTGTTGGTGGTGGGTAGTCTTTTGACATGGTACCGGCATCAAATGCTGGATGTACCTTGGTTGCCAGGGGAAAAGCGCCAAGTGTGGTCGGTGGAAGCAAAAGTCGAATTCATGGCCCGTGGTGAGCCTGTTAAAGTTTCGTTGGCCATACCCGATACTCAATCTCGATATGAGCGTATTGCTGAACACACGGCTAGCCCGGGCTATGGTTTAGCGTTCGTGGGGCAAGACGATGAGCGGCGAGCGGAATGGTCGATACGCTCGGCTTGGGGGCGTCAAACACTCTACTACCGTGTTGATATGCAGTTCGACGAGTCACTCACTGTTGGTGGATCGGTGCCGTTTAAATCGCCGAACAATCACTTGCTTGGGGATGGCCCTCATGAAACGTCGGCGTTGGAATTGCTCAGTAGTGCGCTGAGTCGCTCAGCAGATAACTACACTCTTACCCGCGAGTTAATTCATGAGTTCAATCGACAGGCGCAAAGCGCGCAGTTTTTGGCGCAAAAACAACGTCGAACGACGTGGTTGGTCTCGCTGCTTCAGCATGCAGAAGTGCCCGTGCGTGAAGTGTTGAGTTTAACGCTAGAAGATGGGCGCCGCCGGCAACCGTTGAACACGTTATTGCAAGTGTATGATGGCGAAGAATACCGTTTGTTTGACCCCGAGAGTGGCCGGCAAGGTCGCTTTAAAAATCAATTACTGTGGGAATATCAATCGGGCGCTTTGCTCGATATTGTGGGTGGCTCACAGTCGCGCGTACTGTTTTCGGTGATAGAGCAGGAGGTGCCTGTTGCGCAAGTGCAGGCCGATACTAAAAATCATAATGTTGCCCTACTCAATTTCTCTATCCATAGCTTGCCCGTGGAAGAACAGGCGCTATTTAAAGGTATTTTCCTAATTCCTGTGGGTGTTCTCGTTGTAGTGTTTATGCGTATTTTTATTGGCTTGCGCACAACCGGAACGTTTATGCCTGTACTCATCGCTATCTCGTTTATTCAAACCAGTTTGTCCACGGGCATTGTGGGTTTTGTGCTCATTGTGGGTATAGGTTTAATGATTCGCAGCTACTTTTCGCGGTTGAACTTGCTCTTGGTCTCACGTATTTCGGCGGTCATAATTTCGGTGATTTCTATCATTGCGATTTTTGCTGTCTTGTCGTTTCAACTTGGGTTAAGTGAAGGATTAAAGATTACGTTCTTCCCCATGATCATATTAAGTTGGACCATAGAGCGTATGTCGATTCTATGGGAGGAAGAAGGCTCCAAAGAAGTGTTTATTCAAACAGGAGGTTCTCTGGTGGTTGCGCTGTGCGCATATAGCGTAATGATTAACGAGTTTGTACGGCACCTCACGTTCAATTTTATTGGTTTGCAGTTAGTCATAATGGCGCTCGTCATTATGTTTGGTAGTTATACGGGTTATCGGCTACTTGAATTCCGGCGTTTTCGATCGTTGAGCGTTGCGAGCCCATCAGGCAAGGAAACATAA
- a CDS encoding ATP-dependent zinc protease family protein has product MSAATMSLLNLMSRVIPALLLLLSVLLLASCGHLFPPSKIPLEQKTLQEQLALLESQRIQLQTLALAQEDLMAQLGDLQAQLNDIHTVVTSRDEPFAPETHWAEPVLTSIESEHIQPEMPAQGKVVVGRVEWVWLDLAGARFKARIDTGASSSSLSATDIQPFERNGDKWVRFRIPGQEPTLSFETPLLRYKKIRQSSVEVLDKRPVVKLMARVGEINEEVEFNLTDRDSMLYPVLLGRNFLRDIAIVDVARKFTQPKVELLTP; this is encoded by the coding sequence ATGAGTGCTGCCACAATGAGCTTATTAAACCTTATGAGTCGAGTTATACCAGCTCTTTTGTTGTTATTGTCGGTTTTATTACTGGCCAGCTGCGGGCACCTGTTTCCCCCGTCTAAAATACCGCTCGAGCAAAAAACGTTGCAGGAGCAGCTAGCGCTGCTGGAATCCCAGCGCATTCAGCTGCAAACATTAGCCCTAGCGCAAGAGGATTTAATGGCGCAGCTGGGTGATTTACAGGCGCAATTAAACGATATTCATACCGTTGTCACGAGTCGAGATGAACCTTTCGCGCCCGAGACTCATTGGGCTGAGCCCGTCTTAACCTCGATCGAAAGTGAACACATTCAACCCGAGATGCCTGCTCAGGGTAAAGTGGTGGTTGGGCGAGTTGAATGGGTTTGGCTCGATTTGGCCGGCGCGCGTTTTAAAGCACGTATTGATACAGGGGCATCCAGTTCGTCTTTAAGTGCAACGGATATTCAGCCGTTTGAGCGTAATGGTGATAAATGGGTTCGTTTTCGTATTCCCGGTCAAGAGCCAACACTGTCTTTCGAAACGCCCTTACTTCGTTATAAAAAAATACGCCAATCTTCCGTGGAAGTGTTAGACAAGCGACCTGTCGTTAAGCTTATGGCGCGCGTGGGCGAGATTAACGAAGAGGTTGAATTTAACCTTACTGACCGTGACAGCATGCTTTACCCCGTTCTATTGGGGCGTAATTTCCTGCGTGATATCGCGATAGTGGATGTCGCACGCAAATTTACGCAGCCAAAAGTAGAGCTACTAACCCCCTAA
- a CDS encoding HAD family hydrolase, translating into MAITAIIFDHDGTLVDSEGIHCSIWQDLLKEDHGISFSKQEYLAHHCGVPTLTNAEVIVQQYSLNLNPEQLYEINRKRLAVWLEHNSFPLMPNARAALDKCRQAGLKMGMATGASRSEAGGSIASHQLAEYFSVVTTRDDVTNTKPAADTYKQTAQQLGVKPEHCIAIEDSSTGVQSAVAAGIACIAVENEFSDSQDLSKARWQVANLMEAVDLALSL; encoded by the coding sequence TTGGCAATTACCGCAATTATCTTCGATCATGATGGCACCCTCGTAGACTCAGAGGGAATTCACTGCTCAATTTGGCAAGACCTATTAAAAGAAGACCACGGAATTTCATTCAGCAAACAAGAATACCTCGCTCATCACTGTGGTGTACCCACACTCACGAACGCCGAAGTCATCGTACAACAATATTCACTCAACCTGAATCCAGAACAATTGTACGAGATCAACCGAAAGCGATTAGCCGTGTGGCTGGAGCATAATTCTTTCCCATTAATGCCGAATGCACGCGCCGCTCTAGACAAATGCCGACAAGCCGGCTTAAAAATGGGAATGGCAACAGGCGCCAGCCGATCGGAAGCGGGAGGCTCAATTGCCTCGCACCAGCTAGCAGAGTATTTCTCCGTTGTCACCACCCGTGATGATGTCACTAACACCAAGCCCGCGGCCGATACCTACAAGCAAACCGCCCAGCAGCTTGGGGTGAAACCTGAGCATTGCATCGCCATAGAAGATAGCAGTACCGGCGTTCAATCGGCTGTTGCCGCCGGCATAGCCTGTATCGCTGTAGAAAACGAATTTTCAGACAGCCAAGATCTCTCCAAGGCCCGCTGGCAAGTGGCCAACTTAATGGAAGCGGTGGACCTCGCACTTTCATTATGA
- a CDS encoding glycine zipper 2TM domain-containing protein, producing MNRPNSILTLLTLSICLLSPATLAGNNRNTIRHVDYGIVIAATPLYETVERSVPVERCWTERVREETPVYHTKQGPKRDSTTSMIVGSLIGGAFGNAVGAGDENKKVGTVVGAVLGASIGRDIGRQQRVYSHTTVNYRDVEQCDVQAQIHSERITTGYTVTYRYHGETYTTRTRRDPGKKLKIAVSIQPLEH from the coding sequence ATGAATCGCCCGAACTCAATACTGACCCTATTAACCCTAAGTATTTGCCTGCTTAGCCCTGCCACCTTAGCCGGCAATAATCGCAATACGATCCGCCACGTAGACTACGGCATAGTCATTGCGGCCACCCCGTTATACGAAACCGTCGAACGTTCAGTTCCTGTTGAGCGCTGTTGGACAGAACGCGTTCGTGAAGAAACACCGGTCTATCACACCAAGCAGGGGCCAAAGCGCGATTCAACCACGAGCATGATCGTAGGCAGCCTTATCGGTGGTGCTTTCGGCAACGCCGTTGGCGCGGGCGACGAAAACAAAAAAGTGGGGACAGTTGTAGGAGCCGTACTTGGCGCCTCAATAGGGCGAGATATTGGCCGGCAACAAAGAGTTTACTCCCACACCACCGTTAACTATCGCGATGTTGAGCAATGTGACGTTCAGGCCCAGATCCATAGTGAGAGAATCACAACCGGCTACACTGTAACCTACCGTTACCATGGTGAAACCTATACAACCCGCACTCGTAGGGACCCCGGTAAAAAGTTAAAAATTGCCGTGAGCATACAACCCCTCGAACACTAA
- a CDS encoding PepSY domain-containing protein produces MIAQFVIQCRTIHLFDFAMRTRSLIIRFLLIRSQYLLACLVMCCAPLANAHWHAQLDAATPAFLTPSSLNLQLAQATKGVSRSQAANAAQRRYGGKVLSVSRKESLYRVKLLQDSGKVIIVSVDARSGKVSGR; encoded by the coding sequence TTGATTGCACAGTTTGTCATACAATGTCGAACCATTCATTTGTTTGACTTCGCCATGCGCACTCGCTCGCTCATTATCAGGTTCTTGCTCATTCGCAGCCAATATTTGTTGGCCTGCTTAGTGATGTGCTGCGCCCCCTTAGCCAACGCGCACTGGCACGCGCAGCTTGACGCCGCGACTCCAGCGTTTTTAACGCCAAGCTCTCTCAACCTGCAACTGGCCCAAGCCACAAAAGGCGTGAGCCGCAGCCAAGCCGCGAATGCCGCACAACGACGTTACGGCGGCAAGGTGTTAAGCGTGAGCCGCAAAGAAAGCCTTTATCGCGTTAAGCTTCTCCAAGATAGCGGCAAGGTCATTATTGTGTCCGTTGACGCGCGCAGCGGCAAAGTATCCGGGCGCTAA
- a CDS encoding response regulator transcription factor, with translation MKMLIVEDENAIREQLAAYFTAQQFVIETAADGEDGAYYATEFDYDFAIIDIGLPKIDGIEIIRRLRAAGKKYPVLVLTARGNWQDKVQGLEAGADDYLVKPFHAEELRARTNALIRRAGGSATSSLRFGPLTIDTSSKRVSVNDAFIELTSYEYNTLEYLAMHAGKPISKTELTEHLYHQDFERDSNVIEVFVGRLRKKLDPKNEIKPIATVRGQGYRFELMAS, from the coding sequence ATGAAAATGTTAATCGTTGAAGACGAAAACGCTATTCGTGAACAACTAGCGGCCTATTTCACTGCACAACAGTTTGTGATTGAGACTGCCGCCGACGGAGAAGATGGTGCGTACTATGCAACAGAGTTCGACTACGATTTTGCCATCATTGATATTGGCCTACCGAAAATAGACGGTATCGAAATTATTCGTAGGCTGCGTGCCGCAGGTAAAAAATACCCCGTACTCGTGCTCACCGCTAGAGGAAACTGGCAAGATAAAGTACAGGGACTTGAAGCCGGTGCAGACGATTATCTGGTAAAACCTTTTCACGCAGAAGAATTACGCGCTCGCACAAATGCACTCATACGTCGTGCAGGTGGTAGCGCAACATCGAGCCTACGCTTCGGGCCACTGACGATTGACACCTCCAGTAAACGCGTAAGCGTTAACGACGCCTTCATTGAACTCACCAGTTACGAGTACAATACCTTGGAATATTTGGCCATGCATGCGGGCAAGCCCATTTCAAAAACAGAATTAACGGAACATCTATATCACCAAGATTTTGAACGCGACAGCAATGTTATAGAAGTTTTTGTGGGGCGCTTACGCAAAAAACTAGACCCAAAAAATGAGATTAAACCTATTGCCACCGTTCGCGGTCAGGGCTACCGCTTCGAATTAATGGCGAGCTAA
- a CDS encoding ATP-binding protein, with protein MAFFHHRSLAARLTLSSAFVLPIILIFSAYSLDRAFKQSLINAEQQALEAQLYSLMGAAEPEGHSLYLPEMFAEPRFNRPQSGLYGVVVNADHAIVWGSGSYSHETALPGATQEPLSAGRETFLQHTYLHQKRHFFLSFDSLWETENEDALFRFIVIHDQAQFQKELNGYRDALLLWLIGISLIFIAALFFITRWGLRPLQSLARELEKFQQGQNNQLEGQYPSEISPVIRNLNDVLTSEQAQRQRYKNTLSDLAHSLKTPLAIIRAELSAGTLNKQQAIDEQITRMSDIIQHQLQRATLTTTTHLRIKTPLAPTITRLASALNKVFLDKHISVDISIPEHLNFPGDESDALEIFGNILENAFKYGKDAIVITTNENETDFSISIADNGPGIPDAQKKTLLARGARADTSTQGQGIGLSIVVDMLSSYQAELTVGNSAIGGAEFTLTFPV; from the coding sequence ATGGCTTTCTTTCATCATCGATCGCTGGCCGCACGACTGACATTATCGTCAGCCTTTGTGCTGCCCATTATTCTCATCTTTAGCGCCTACTCCCTAGACCGTGCTTTTAAACAAAGCCTCATCAATGCTGAACAGCAAGCACTCGAAGCTCAGCTTTATTCACTTATGGGCGCAGCAGAGCCCGAAGGTCACTCGCTCTACTTACCTGAAATGTTTGCAGAGCCCCGTTTTAATCGACCTCAATCTGGGCTTTATGGCGTAGTCGTCAATGCTGACCATGCCATCGTATGGGGAAGCGGCTCCTATTCACACGAAACCGCTCTACCCGGCGCCACCCAAGAACCCCTTAGTGCCGGGCGAGAAACTTTTCTGCAACATACCTATCTGCATCAAAAGCGACACTTTTTCCTCAGTTTCGATTCATTATGGGAAACCGAAAACGAAGACGCGCTTTTTCGCTTTATTGTTATTCATGACCAAGCTCAATTTCAAAAAGAGCTTAACGGTTATCGCGACGCACTACTGCTGTGGCTTATAGGCATTTCACTGATTTTTATCGCTGCGCTATTTTTCATTACCCGCTGGGGTTTACGCCCACTGCAATCACTAGCACGAGAACTTGAGAAATTTCAGCAAGGCCAAAACAATCAACTAGAAGGCCAATACCCTTCCGAAATCTCGCCCGTCATTCGCAACCTAAACGACGTACTTACAAGTGAGCAAGCACAACGTCAACGTTATAAAAATACGCTTTCCGACCTTGCGCACAGTTTAAAAACACCACTGGCTATCATTCGCGCGGAACTCAGCGCAGGCACCCTCAATAAGCAACAGGCGATCGACGAACAAATTACGCGCATGTCCGATATTATCCAACATCAACTGCAGCGAGCAACACTCACAACCACCACCCATTTACGCATCAAAACACCTTTAGCCCCTACAATCACTCGCTTAGCCAGCGCGCTCAATAAAGTATTTCTTGATAAGCACATCTCCGTAGACATTAGCATTCCCGAGCACTTAAACTTTCCGGGTGATGAAAGTGATGCTCTCGAAATTTTTGGTAACATTCTCGAAAATGCGTTTAAATACGGCAAAGACGCCATCGTTATCACCACAAACGAAAACGAAACTGACTTCTCTATTTCAATTGCCGACAACGGTCCAGGCATTCCTGATGCCCAAAAGAAGACGCTTCTAGCGCGTGGCGCGCGTGCAGACACGTCGACCCAAGGACAAGGCATAGGCCTATCTATTGTGGTTGATATGCTTAGCAGCTACCAAGCCGAACTCACCGTAGGCAACAGCGCAATTGGCGGTGCAGAATTTACATTAACGTTTCCGGTATAA
- a CDS encoding VanZ family protein translates to MTLLPLLQRGLITLFFHRYCRWLRQLQFAVAIGIFAYMALSPAPAIWIENWSDKLLHFMGNVLLMGSTWVAFFGFISRRKTFVFALFYSLTIEGMQSFSAMRQPDALDAATNLTGIILGFFLCVLLENYLTTLQRAAITTIKP, encoded by the coding sequence ATGACCCTATTACCTTTATTACAACGCGGCCTTATTACACTCTTCTTTCACCGTTACTGTCGCTGGCTAAGACAACTACAATTTGCTGTCGCGATAGGTATATTTGCCTACATGGCGCTAAGCCCTGCACCTGCCATCTGGATTGAAAACTGGTCAGATAAGCTACTCCACTTTATGGGTAACGTGCTTTTAATGGGGTCAACGTGGGTGGCCTTTTTTGGGTTTATTAGCCGTCGAAAGACCTTTGTATTCGCCCTTTTCTATTCACTAACAATAGAAGGTATGCAAAGTTTTTCGGCAATGCGCCAGCCGGACGCTTTAGATGCAGCCACAAATCTAACGGGGATAATTTTGGGGTTTTTCTTGTGTGTATTGCTGGAAAATTATTTGACCACGCTACAACGCGCGGCCATTACCACAATTAAGCCTTAA